The following are encoded together in the Alteromonas gilva genome:
- a CDS encoding NAD-dependent malic enzyme, with protein MSDDDKRYLYIPHAGPSLLETPLLNKGSAFTVKERARFNLTGLLPPRYETIEEQVERAFMQYNTFDDPLNKHIYLRAIQDNNETLFYRLIQSHIEEMMPIIYTPTVGDACEQFSDIYRSSRGLFISWEERHQIDDIVRNATKRKVKVIVVTDGERILGLGDQGIGGMGIPIGKLSLYTACGGISPAYTLPVMLDVGTNNEKLLNDPMYMGARHKRISQDEYDEFLDMFIKAVTRRWPDVLIQFEDFAQPNAMPLLSRYRKEVCCFNDDIQGTAAVTLGTILAACRMKQSKLSDMNIVFVGAGSAGCGIAEMLIQQMCHEGLSDAQARKQIFMVDRYGLVMEGQEGLRDFQQRLQHNNDDIVDWSYSGEYPSLLDVVNCAKPEVMIGVSGQPGLFTEQVVSAMKRHTELPIIFPLSNPSRQVEARPEQVIEWTDGEVVIATGSPFKPVEYNGRHFPVAQCNNSYIFPGIGLGVVASKARLISDEMLMAASNALACASPLANTGKGELLPPLREISALSRQIAFDVAKVAMEQGLALEQTDENLLASIESNFWRAEYRPYKRVSI; from the coding sequence ATGTCTGATGACGATAAGAGGTATTTGTACATCCCGCATGCCGGGCCGTCGCTTCTGGAAACGCCACTATTGAACAAAGGCAGTGCCTTTACGGTTAAAGAGCGCGCACGCTTTAATCTCACCGGGTTGTTGCCACCCCGCTATGAGACTATCGAAGAACAGGTTGAACGGGCCTTCATGCAATACAATACCTTTGACGATCCGCTCAATAAACACATTTACCTGCGCGCAATTCAGGATAACAACGAAACCTTATTCTACCGGCTTATTCAGTCGCACATCGAAGAGATGATGCCAATCATCTATACCCCGACGGTGGGTGATGCCTGTGAGCAATTTTCGGATATCTACCGTAGCTCCCGCGGCTTGTTTATTTCCTGGGAAGAACGCCATCAAATTGATGATATCGTTCGCAACGCCACCAAACGTAAAGTAAAGGTCATCGTGGTAACCGATGGCGAGCGCATTCTCGGTCTGGGCGACCAGGGCATCGGCGGTATGGGTATTCCGATTGGTAAGCTTTCACTCTACACCGCCTGTGGCGGAATATCGCCGGCTTACACGCTGCCGGTAATGCTGGATGTGGGCACCAACAACGAAAAGCTGCTCAACGATCCCATGTACATGGGCGCCCGTCATAAGCGTATCAGCCAGGACGAGTACGATGAGTTTCTGGATATGTTCATCAAGGCCGTCACCCGTCGTTGGCCGGATGTGCTTATTCAGTTTGAAGATTTCGCCCAACCCAATGCCATGCCATTGCTGAGTCGTTACCGCAAGGAAGTGTGCTGTTTTAACGATGATATACAGGGCACGGCCGCGGTAACGCTGGGCACTATTCTGGCCGCCTGTCGTATGAAACAGAGCAAACTGTCTGACATGAATATTGTTTTTGTCGGGGCCGGTTCGGCTGGCTGCGGGATTGCCGAGATGCTGATTCAGCAAATGTGCCATGAAGGGCTGAGCGATGCCCAGGCGCGTAAACAAATCTTCATGGTCGACCGCTACGGATTGGTCATGGAAGGGCAGGAGGGGCTGCGTGACTTCCAACAGCGTTTACAACACAACAACGACGACATCGTCGATTGGTCATACAGCGGGGAATATCCGTCGTTACTGGATGTGGTTAACTGCGCCAAACCTGAAGTCATGATTGGTGTGTCTGGTCAGCCAGGCTTGTTTACCGAACAAGTGGTAAGCGCTATGAAGCGGCATACTGAACTGCCGATTATTTTTCCGCTGAGTAACCCGTCACGTCAGGTCGAGGCCCGTCCGGAGCAGGTCATCGAATGGACTGACGGTGAAGTGGTGATTGCCACCGGCAGCCCGTTTAAACCGGTGGAATATAATGGCCGGCACTTCCCGGTAGCACAATGCAATAACAGCTATATCTTCCCTGGCATTGGCTTAGGGGTGGTGGCCTCCAAAGCGCGCTTAATCAGTGATGAGATGTTGATGGCAGCAAGTAATGCGCTGGCCTGTGCATCGCCGCTGGCGAATACGGGTAAAGGCGAACTGCTGCCGCCATTGCGTGAAATCTCTGCCCTGAGCCGACAAATTGCCTTTGATGTGGCAAAAGTCGCTATGGAGCAAGGGTTAGCGCTGGAGCAGACTGACGAAAACCTTTTGGCCAGTATTGAGAGCAATTTCTGGCGCGCCGAATACCGCCCGTATAAGCGAGTGAGTATATAA
- a CDS encoding alpha/beta hydrolase family protein, giving the protein MQPAVPVTISCADKTALSALLYLPGESPVCAVMLAPATGIKQRFYSHFARYLAEQGIAVLTYDNRGIGDSPKHAQIMANATLQCWGQQDMPAVLAYLQNKFSPIPLHLIGHSAGGQLAGLMHNAEALSSIVTYGSSSGSLRNFAAPYKYKAHFYMNLFIPLTNLLCGQTQSHWLGMGEPLPKGVGAQWRRWCNGQGYAKTEFGSRIHQHFYDRLTQPALWITATDDEIVVPENVDDILSLYNNLRVTQQHISPGDYELAELGHMRFFSKHSQACWQSIVDWLLGHSFNKKCSTASH; this is encoded by the coding sequence ATGCAGCCAGCTGTTCCTGTAACCATTTCCTGCGCCGACAAAACCGCTCTCTCTGCGTTGCTATATCTGCCCGGCGAAAGCCCGGTTTGCGCCGTTATGCTGGCCCCGGCAACCGGCATTAAACAGCGCTTTTACAGCCACTTTGCGCGCTATCTCGCTGAGCAGGGTATTGCGGTACTAACCTACGACAATCGTGGCATCGGCGACTCACCTAAGCACGCTCAGATAATGGCTAACGCAACATTGCAGTGCTGGGGGCAGCAGGACATGCCTGCCGTTTTGGCATACCTGCAAAACAAATTCTCACCAATACCGCTACATTTAATTGGCCATAGCGCGGGCGGACAACTCGCCGGACTAATGCACAATGCAGAGGCATTAAGCAGTATTGTGACCTATGGCAGTTCCTCTGGAAGCCTGCGTAATTTCGCCGCGCCTTATAAATATAAAGCGCATTTTTATATGAACCTGTTTATCCCCCTGACCAACCTGCTGTGCGGCCAAACCCAGTCTCATTGGCTGGGGATGGGCGAGCCCTTACCCAAAGGCGTGGGCGCTCAGTGGCGACGCTGGTGCAACGGTCAGGGCTATGCTAAAACAGAATTTGGCAGCCGAATTCACCAGCACTTTTACGACCGCCTGACGCAACCAGCGCTATGGATCACCGCTACTGACGACGAAATTGTCGTGCCGGAAAACGTCGATGATATTTTATCGCTGTACAACAATCTGCGTGTTACCCAGCAGCACATCTCGCCGGGCGATTATGAACTGGCTGAGCTCGGCCATATGCGGTTTTTTTCTAAACACAGCCAGGCATGCTGGCAATCGATAGTAGACTGGTTGTTAGGCCACTCGTTTAATAAGAAATGTTCTACGGCTTCTCACTAA
- the argA gene encoding amino-acid N-acetyltransferase, whose product MVLSHHDSIGLFRSSAPYINAHRGKTFVLMFGGEAIEEENFPNIIQDIALLSSLGVRLVLVHGARPQIDQRVALRKTEARFSHDMRITDKETLECVKDAAGSVRCHIEALLTMGLPNSPMHGARIRVCTGNLVVAKPMGVLDGVDFENTGQVRRIDTTGINDHLNDGSIVLLSPMGYSSTGEVFNLSHEDVATQAAIALKADKLIVFSNYAGIFRKDGKLLRTIERSQLEQLHRDAEIMTEDTVIRALTTSVAAGIARAHCVSYETDGALLQELFTRDGAGSLVMENHYEQLREATIDDVGGILNLIKPLEESGVLVKRSRERLENEIHQFIVIERDGMIIACAALYLYPDDGSAELACVATHADYRGKNRGERILDEVKERAAAAGIERLFVLTTVTAHWFLDQGFKPATIDALPSSKKELYNLQRKSKVFTLDV is encoded by the coding sequence ATGGTGCTATCGCATCACGACAGTATTGGCCTGTTTCGCAGTTCCGCACCTTACATCAATGCGCACAGGGGGAAAACCTTTGTCCTGATGTTTGGTGGCGAGGCCATAGAAGAGGAAAACTTTCCTAATATTATTCAGGACATTGCCCTGTTGAGTAGCCTGGGAGTTCGCCTGGTGTTAGTGCATGGAGCGCGACCGCAAATTGATCAGCGCGTGGCGCTGCGTAAAACCGAGGCGCGTTTTAGCCACGACATGCGCATCACCGATAAAGAAACCCTCGAGTGCGTGAAAGACGCAGCCGGTTCGGTACGTTGTCATATTGAAGCGCTGCTGACCATGGGCCTGCCTAACTCGCCCATGCACGGCGCCCGTATACGGGTGTGCACCGGCAATCTGGTAGTGGCTAAGCCCATGGGCGTGCTCGATGGCGTGGATTTTGAAAACACCGGACAGGTTCGCCGCATCGACACCACGGGCATTAACGATCACCTCAACGATGGCTCTATCGTGCTGTTATCGCCTATGGGCTATTCCTCTACCGGTGAAGTGTTTAACTTGTCGCATGAGGATGTCGCCACCCAGGCCGCCATTGCCCTGAAAGCCGATAAGCTCATCGTATTTTCCAACTATGCCGGGATCTTCCGCAAGGACGGCAAACTTCTGAGAACCATTGAGCGCTCACAGTTGGAACAGTTACACCGCGACGCTGAAATCATGACTGAAGACACCGTGATCCGCGCCCTGACCACCAGCGTTGCAGCAGGTATTGCCCGGGCCCATTGTGTCAGCTACGAAACCGACGGCGCGTTATTGCAGGAGCTATTCACCCGCGATGGGGCCGGCTCGCTGGTAATGGAGAATCATTACGAGCAACTGCGCGAAGCTACCATCGACGACGTCGGCGGTATTCTCAACCTGATTAAACCACTGGAAGAGAGCGGCGTGCTGGTTAAACGCTCCCGTGAACGACTGGAAAATGAAATCCACCAGTTTATTGTGATCGAACGTGACGGCATGATCATCGCGTGCGCGGCGCTGTATTTGTACCCTGATGATGGCTCGGCTGAACTGGCTTGTGTTGCTACCCACGCTGACTATCGTGGTAAAAACCGTGGCGAGCGTATTCTTGACGAAGTCAAAGAACGTGCCGCCGCGGCGGGCATTGAACGGCTGTTTGTGCTGACCACCGTTACCGCCCACTGGTTTTTGGATCAGGGCTTTAAGCCTGCCACTATCGATGCGCTGCCAAGCTCTAAAAAAGAGCTCTACAACCTGCAGCGCAAGTCAAAAGTCTTTACCCTCGACGTCTGA
- the argH gene encoding argininosuccinate lyase translates to MALWGGRFAAGSSSMFRQVNDSLPFDQVMAAQDMEGSIVWSRALAKAGVLTDDEQQQLESALSDLKAQAEAGELDFAASGEEDIHSFVEAALIDKLGDVGRKLHTGRSRNDQVATDFRLWCRTHIESLKTDVTQVMRSLLNTASRHQQAIIPGYTHLQRAQPIRFAHWCLAYVEMFKRDLSRLDDLHTRMNQCPLGSGALAGTTYPVDRQEIATQLGFASPCLNSLDAVSDRDFVLELLFTASTSMMHLSRLAEDLIFYNSGEAGFLQLGDSVTSGSSLMPQKKNPDALELLRGKCGRVFGHLQALLVTMKGLPLAYNKDMQEDKEGAFDAVNQWHCCLCIACEVLDSLALNEERCSIAAAQGYSNATELADYLVGKGIPFRTAHDISGQIVLLALEHDSPIEDLSLEQLQSVCGDIGDDVYPVLQLEYGVDKRNILGGTSAETVTKALYQALEELDKLG, encoded by the coding sequence ATGGCGTTATGGGGAGGCCGGTTCGCTGCCGGCAGCAGCAGCATGTTCCGTCAGGTGAATGACTCATTACCCTTTGATCAGGTCATGGCCGCGCAGGACATGGAAGGCTCCATCGTGTGGTCACGGGCGCTGGCTAAAGCCGGTGTCTTAACCGACGACGAGCAACAACAGCTTGAATCAGCTCTCAGCGACCTAAAAGCGCAGGCCGAAGCCGGTGAACTCGACTTTGCGGCCAGCGGCGAAGAAGATATCCACAGTTTTGTGGAAGCAGCGCTGATTGATAAGCTCGGCGATGTGGGGCGTAAGCTGCACACCGGTCGCAGCCGTAACGATCAGGTCGCCACCGACTTTCGTTTGTGGTGTCGCACCCACATCGAATCGCTCAAAACTGATGTGACCCAGGTAATGCGCAGTCTGCTCAATACCGCTAGCCGCCATCAACAGGCAATTATTCCGGGCTACACTCACCTACAGCGTGCTCAACCGATTCGCTTTGCCCACTGGTGTCTGGCGTACGTGGAAATGTTTAAACGTGATCTGAGCCGTTTGGATGATTTACATACCCGTATGAATCAGTGCCCCTTAGGCTCCGGCGCACTGGCCGGTACCACCTACCCGGTGGATCGTCAGGAAATTGCCACACAACTGGGGTTTGCCAGCCCCTGCCTGAACAGTTTGGATGCGGTATCCGACCGTGATTTTGTGTTGGAGCTGCTGTTTACTGCCAGCACCAGTATGATGCACTTGTCGCGCCTGGCCGAAGATTTAATTTTTTATAACTCAGGTGAAGCGGGCTTTTTACAGTTAGGCGACAGCGTCACCTCTGGCTCCTCACTGATGCCACAAAAGAAAAACCCCGATGCGCTGGAGTTACTGCGCGGCAAATGTGGCCGGGTGTTTGGTCATCTGCAGGCGCTGCTGGTCACCATGAAAGGCCTGCCGCTGGCCTACAATAAAGATATGCAGGAAGACAAGGAAGGCGCCTTTGACGCAGTGAATCAATGGCACTGCTGTTTATGCATTGCCTGTGAAGTGCTCGACAGCCTGGCACTCAACGAAGAGCGTTGTAGCATTGCCGCTGCCCAGGGCTATTCCAATGCCACTGAACTGGCCGATTACCTGGTAGGTAAAGGGATCCCGTTCAGAACGGCTCACGATATTTCAGGCCAGATAGTATTGCTTGCCCTTGAGCATGACTCACCTATTGAGGATTTGTCGCTTGAACAGCTACAGTCGGTGTGCGGTGATATCGGCGACGACGTTTACCCTGTGCTGCAACTTGAGTACGGCGTAGACAAACGTAATATTCTTGGGGGTACCAGTGCTGAAACAGTCACAAAAGCACTGTATCAGGCGTTGGAAGAACTGGATAAGCTGGGATAA
- a CDS encoding argininosuccinate synthase, which yields MSKINKVVLAYSGGLDTSAIIPWLKENYDCEVVAFAADVGQGDEELEGLYEKAIATGASECYIVDLKEEFVKEYIFPTITTGAVYEGEYLLGTSMARPVIAKAQVEIARKVGADALCHGCTGKGNDQVRFEGAFSALAPDLTVIAPWREWDMVSREDLLAYLAERNIKTTASATKIYSRDANAWHISHEGGELEDPWCEPSKQVWTMTVDPEEAPDTPERVSLKFNEGALTHVNGQSVSPYEGLVALNKLAAAHGVGRIDIVENRLVGMKSRGCYETPGGTVLLKAYKALETMVLDKASLKYREQLGLEFSHVMYDGRWFTPLCNSLIAGAASFAKYVTGEIVVKLYKGQATVTQRQSPNSLYSEDFATFGADDVYDQKHAEGFIRLYSLSSRIAAMKKQGDE from the coding sequence ATGAGCAAAATTAACAAAGTTGTGCTTGCCTACTCAGGCGGATTAGATACTTCAGCCATTATTCCGTGGCTCAAAGAAAACTACGATTGCGAAGTCGTCGCGTTTGCGGCGGATGTTGGACAGGGCGATGAAGAGCTTGAAGGGCTCTACGAAAAAGCCATCGCTACCGGCGCCAGCGAATGCTATATCGTTGACCTTAAAGAAGAATTCGTTAAAGAATATATATTCCCGACCATTACCACCGGCGCTGTGTACGAAGGTGAATACCTGTTAGGTACGTCAATGGCGCGCCCGGTCATCGCCAAAGCGCAAGTAGAGATAGCCCGTAAAGTTGGCGCCGATGCGCTGTGCCACGGTTGCACCGGTAAAGGTAACGATCAGGTACGTTTTGAGGGAGCTTTCTCAGCACTGGCCCCTGATTTAACCGTAATTGCCCCCTGGCGCGAATGGGACATGGTCTCGCGGGAAGATCTGCTGGCGTACCTGGCTGAACGTAATATCAAGACGACTGCCTCGGCGACGAAAATTTACAGCCGTGACGCAAACGCCTGGCACATATCTCACGAGGGCGGCGAGCTGGAAGATCCATGGTGTGAACCAAGCAAGCAGGTTTGGACCATGACCGTGGATCCGGAAGAAGCGCCTGATACACCCGAGCGCGTCAGTCTTAAGTTTAACGAAGGCGCGTTAACGCACGTTAACGGCCAGAGCGTATCGCCTTATGAAGGACTGGTTGCACTGAATAAACTGGCTGCCGCCCACGGTGTCGGTCGTATCGATATTGTCGAAAACCGTCTGGTTGGTATGAAGTCACGTGGCTGTTACGAAACTCCCGGTGGAACCGTATTGTTAAAAGCGTATAAAGCGCTCGAAACCATGGTGCTGGATAAAGCCTCGCTGAAATACCGTGAACAGCTGGGTCTGGAATTTTCGCACGTGATGTACGATGGCCGTTGGTTTACACCGCTGTGTAACTCCCTGATCGCTGGCGCAGCATCATTTGCCAAATACGTTACCGGCGAAATCGTGGTTAAGCTTTACAAGGGTCAGGCGACCGTTACCCAGCGCCAATCGCCAAACAGCCTGTACTCAGAAGATTTTGCAACCTTTGGTGCCGACGATGTTTACGATCAAAAACACGCCGAAGGCTTTATTCGCCTGTACAGCCTGTCCAGTCGTATTGCTGCAATGAAAAAGCAGGGAGACGAGTAA